The Mycobacteriales bacterium genome contains the following window.
CGGAGATGGCGTCGCAGCTGGCTCGCCCGGAGCGGGTGGTCGGGTTCCACTTCTTCAACCCGGTCGCGGTGCTGCCGCTGCTGGAGGTCGTCCGGGCCGGGAAGACCGACGACGCCACGCTGGCCACCGCCTTCGCGGTCGGCAAGCAGCTGAAGAAGTCCTGCGTGCTGGTGCAGGACGCGCCGGCGTTCGTGGTGAACCGGCTGCTGACCCGGTTCCTGGGCGAGGTCACCGCGGCCGTCGACGAGGGCACGCCGATCGAGGTCGCGGACGCGGCGCTGGCCCCGCTGGGGCTGCCGATGTCGCCGTTCGCGCTGCTCGCGCTGGTCGGGCCGGCGGTCGCGCTGCATGTCGGGGAGACGCTGCACGCGGCGTACCCGGACCGGTTCGGGGTGAGCGAGAACCTCGGCCGGCTGGTCGCCGCGGGCAAGCCCGGGGTGCTGGCCCGGGGGCCGGACGGCTCGTCGGTCGATCCGGAGGTGGCCGACCTGTTCGTGCTGGGCGACACGCCGTCGAGCGAGGAGCAGGTCCGGGACCGGGCGCTGGCGGCGCTGGCCCAGGAGGCGCGGCTGATGCTGGCCGAGGGCGTGGTCGCGCAGGCACAGGACCTGGATCTCTGCATGCTGCTCGGCGCGGGGTGGCCGTTCCACCTCGGCGGGATCACGCCGTACCTGGACCGGACCGGGGTGTCGGAGAAGGTGACGGGGCAGCGGTTCCTGCCGCCGGGCGTGGCCTCGGTCGGCGCCTGAGCCTCAGGCCTGGGCGACGTCGATGACGGGTGGGAGCTCGTCGCCGATCGTGAACCCGTCCGGCTCCCCCGGCGCGTAGTAGACGATCCGCCCGTCCGGGCGGACGGTGAGCACCCGCCCGGACGCGGTGAACGCCGGCGCCGCCGCGCCCGGCACCGGCGCCCCGCCGTCCAGCGCGACGACGTTGATCTCGCCGTTGGTCGTGGCCGCGGTCGAGCCGACCATGAGCCAGGAGTAGTCGTTGGTCCGCCCCAGCACGGCGAACTCGCCGCCGTCGGCGTCCAGCGTGCCCGGGCCGATCACCTGGATCGCGGCCAGGCTCGGCAGCAGCCGCGGCTCCCGGACGCCCGGGCGGGGCGAGATGATCCCGAGCCGGCGCTCGTCGTCGCGCAGCAGCACGATGTCGCCGACCGCGGCCAGCGCCTCGGCGCCGGCCAGGTAGCGGACCCGGCCGGTCATGCCGACCACCAGCGTGGTCAGCGGCACCCCGTCCGGCCCGGTCGACGGCACC
Protein-coding sequences here:
- a CDS encoding 3-hydroxyacyl-CoA dehydrogenase family protein; this translates as LTALVTGSLTKDAFADADFVIEAVFEELKVKQQVLAEVEAAVSDTCILATNTSSLSITEMASQLARPERVVGFHFFNPVAVLPLLEVVRAGKTDDATLATAFAVGKQLKKSCVLVQDAPAFVVNRLLTRFLGEVTAAVDEGTPIEVADAALAPLGLPMSPFALLALVGPAVALHVGETLHAAYPDRFGVSENLGRLVAAGKPGVLARGPDGSSVDPEVADLFVLGDTPSSEEQVRDRALAALAQEARLMLAEGVVAQAQDLDLCMLLGAGWPFHLGGITPYLDRTGVSEKVTGQRFLPPGVASVGA